The region TTAAAATCTGGCCATGCCACAGAGGTAAAATATAACTCTGCATAAGCTAACTGCCATAATAAATAATTACTAATGCGTTGCTCTCCACTCGTCCGAATCATTAAATCAAGAGGAGGCAAATCGTGCGTCATTAAATGATTTTCAATAACATCTTCAGTAATTTCTTCAACCTTTAGTTCTCCAGCCTTCACTTCTTTAGCGATTTGTTGAACAGCTTGTTTAATTTCATCCTGAGAACCATAATTAAGTGCAATAGTTAATGTCATCGTTTGATTATCTTTTGTTTGGTGTGATAATTCCCTAATTTTCTCTTGTAATTCAGTCGGTAAGTCTTCAGTATTCCCAATGACCTTTAATCTAATATCATTTTCGATTAATTCTGGTGCAAACTCATCAAAGAATTTTAACGGAAGTTTCATTAAAAATTTAACTTCTTCTTCAGGGCGTTTCCAATTTTCAGTTGAAAAAGCATAGACCGTCAATGCTTTTACACCAAGTTTCCCACATAACTTTGTTATTTCTCGGACATTCATCGCGCCTTCTTGATGACCGGCTGTTCTTGGTAATCCTCTTTTTTTAGCCCATCTTCCATTGCCATCTAAAATGATCGCTATATGTTGAGGTAGAGGAGCTTTTAAAATCTGCTCTTTACTTACCTGTGTCTTCGTTTTCTTTTTAAAGAACATTCAAGAAACCGCCTTTCATAAAATTAACCTATCCTGTATATTTTAATATACTTACCATCTTTTTTCCACAGACAAAGTAGGTTTTATACAAATTATCTCAATGTCTTTAATATTTTTATTAACCTTCTGCATCATTATGAACCTAATTTTATGAAATAATCTGATTTTTAATCTTGTTATTATCATGCTCAAAAGATTAAGCCTTTATCAAAAGAATCCCCCTATTGTCCTAAAGACACGTAGGGGGATTCTCTTTTATCTTTATTGAAAATCATTCTAAAATATTATCTCATCTTGATTGAATTATGATGAGTGATTATTTGTCAGCCACTTACGTCTCACCTTTGTCTTAATACGCGAAATTTCAAGTTTAGTAATCGCATCTAGTTCTTGAGCCATCTCGACGTCTTTTTTCTGATTCTTTAGTGACCCTTTTAACTTAATAAAGCAATCTTGATTTTTTTTCAAATAAATCACAGCCTTTTAAAGCTTTGATTTATTATATCGCTACTAATCCTCTTGGCCAAATCCATATCGTAAGGCATTATTTTTAACGCGTGTTTCAACTGCTTGTGCAGCACGTTTAGCATCACCTACAAATTCAGAACCAAATTCAACCTCCATACGTTTGGTTAATTTGCTTCTATTATTCGATTGTGAATGTTTACCTTTTTTATGATTTTTTGACATATTTTTGCCTCCTCATTAATATTTTAGAATGATACCATTAATATGTCTTTAATTGTCGATATTTATACATATCGAAATCCTTCATTTGAATTTAAAATCCATTCATAAACATTAATTTGTCTGACTCCAACTAAATACATCTCATTATGAAATGGTATCAAATAAGTACCAAGCCATGATGTTTTTAATCGCTGACACGTTTTATTAGATGGGATATTTTCAGGTAAACAACTAATATAAACATATGTCATTCCATGTAATAAGGCAATTTTTTTTATAATTAGACAAGCTTTTGCTGCATAATGATGCCCTTGATAGGGTGGATAAATTTCATAACCAATATTTCCTCCATAAAACGTCATTTCATTATGTCCAATCCTAATATCTATTTTTCCTATTTCAACTGATGTTAAATGTTTTTTTATTTTAAAGTGGTATGCTGGCACATGAAAAGGTTCTAAATTTGCTGGTACTTTTTTTTCTAATATCAAATCAATCTCACCATCTGTTAAATACCCAACCTCAGCGAACCTAAACATTTTTCTCCCTCCTCCTGAGGTATTTAAAAACCTACCTTACATCTTACGTATGATGTCCTATAAAAATGAAAAAAAAGACAAGATTCCTTGCCTTTTTGATAAATTATTCATCTAGAAGTCTCTATGTAATCAAATAAAAAAGCCACCCAAAAAGAGTGGCTTAAAAATTAGATTGACATGATATCTTTTTCTTTTTCGTCTGCAGTTGCATCAACTTCTTTGATTTTTTTATCTGTTAATTTTTGTACATCTTCAGTGTAACCTTTTAATGCATCTTCAGTAATTTCACCATTTTTTTGTAATTTTTTTAATTCATCATTTGCATCACGACGAACATTACGGATTGCAACCTTCGCATCTTCTGCAAATCCTTTAACTTTTTTCGCTAATTCACGACGACGTTCTTCTGTTAAAGCCGGAACATTTAAACGAATGACTTCCCCATCGTTGTTTGGAGTTAACCCGATGTTCGCTTCATTGATTGCACGTTCAATTGCTTGTAACATTGATTTGTCGTATGGTTTTACCACTAATTGACGAGGTTCTGGTACTGTTACTTGTGCCATTTGATTAATTGGTGAAGGCATTCCATAGTAATCAACTTGAATATTATCTAATAAAGCTCCACTAGCACGTCCAGTACGTAATACTGAAAATTCACGTTTTAAAGAATCAATTGCTTTGCTCATACGAGCTTCTGCGTTACTTAATACATTTTTAGGCATTTTTATCTCCCCTTTACAATAGTTCCAATTTTTTCACCTGCAACTGCTTTTTTAATATTCCCAGATTCATTCATATTAAACACTAATAATTCAATATTATTATCCATACATAAAGAAGCTGCAGTTGAGTCCATGACTTGTAAACCTTTATTTAATACTTCTAAATATGA is a window of Turicibacter sanguinis DNA encoding:
- the frr gene encoding ribosome recycling factor encodes the protein MPKNVLSNAEARMSKAIDSLKREFSVLRTGRASGALLDNIQVDYYGMPSPINQMAQVTVPEPRQLVVKPYDKSMLQAIERAINEANIGLTPNNDGEVIRLNVPALTEERRRELAKKVKGFAEDAKVAIRNVRRDANDELKKLQKNGEITEDALKGYTEDVQKLTDKKIKEVDATADEKEKDIMSI
- a CDS encoding GNAT family N-acetyltransferase, whose protein sequence is MFRFAEVGYLTDGEIDLILEKKVPANLEPFHVPAYHFKIKKHLTSVEIGKIDIRIGHNEMTFYGGNIGYEIYPPYQGHHYAAKACLIIKKIALLHGMTYVYISCLPENIPSNKTCQRLKTSWLGTYLIPFHNEMYLVGVRQINVYEWILNSNEGFRYV
- a CDS encoding isoprenyl transferase; the encoded protein is MFFKKKTKTQVSKEQILKAPLPQHIAIILDGNGRWAKKRGLPRTAGHQEGAMNVREITKLCGKLGVKALTVYAFSTENWKRPEEEVKFLMKLPLKFFDEFAPELIENDIRLKVIGNTEDLPTELQEKIRELSHQTKDNQTMTLTIALNYGSQDEIKQAVQQIAKEVKAGELKVEEITEDVIENHLMTHDLPPLDLMIRTSGEQRISNYLLWQLAYAELYFTSVAWPDFKENQLYEAIYDYQKRNRRFGGLTETK